Proteins co-encoded in one Dokdonella sp. genomic window:
- a CDS encoding response regulator: MNAQKTAHVVEILLVEDNEGDVRLTREALSEGRIRNCLSVVNDGEQALAFLRRQEPYAQAPRPDLILLDLNLPRLDGREVLAEIKSDPDLKQIPVVVLTSSRAEQDLLRAYDLHANCFIGKPVAFEEFIDVVRSIEDFWLTIVVLPPKE; this comes from the coding sequence ATGAACGCGCAAAAGACCGCCCATGTCGTCGAGATACTGCTCGTCGAGGACAACGAAGGCGATGTGCGCCTGACCCGCGAGGCCCTGAGCGAAGGCCGCATCCGCAATTGCCTCAGCGTGGTCAACGACGGTGAACAGGCGCTCGCCTTCCTGCGTCGCCAGGAGCCATATGCGCAGGCGCCGCGCCCGGACCTGATCCTGCTCGACCTGAACTTGCCGCGGCTCGACGGCCGCGAAGTACTCGCCGAGATCAAGAGTGATCCCGACCTCAAGCAGATACCGGTGGTCGTGTTGACCAGTTCGCGCGCAGAGCAGGATCTGCTGCGCGCCTATGACCTGCATGCCAACTGCTTCATCGGCAAGCCGGTTGCATTTGAGGAATTCATCGACGTCGTGCGCAGCATCGAGGATTTCTGGCTGACCATCGTCGTGCTGCCCCCAAAGGAGTGA
- a CDS encoding ATP-binding protein — translation MLSRLLRNPLHFGCALAVAVIALGFLGARPWVEDDLLRIRPLSAALGLLVALGLLLRARGGSRIPKVLVGVVVAGLCGLQLSWFLVGGSGTGSDGSDMQAVGQGFAAGLFCVGMAFILDGVLPAHWGRHFVFGLIGAVVAGIGVFGLIEIVGLRQGLGIANEDLPVGMRLPSALTLLFSGVALLAGARLRGVAIEGASLADVRPGALRDRTGIAAGLAMLCISLGATGLIWRETQIDARAQERQRADEGLDRFADALGEQALATSALLDGLAGLFAASDDVTEEEWSEYLRHTQVEKRYPAVVAVLFVRGVRGAAEPKREQQFDADHMQQASRPSRWSERQMVITYVSPRAEVLRALIGTDIERDPNYRQILDIARDGLAFAVSAPIAFARHGDPRQRTGFAVVRDVHGATPEDSGFVYVMIDMAALVARVRDDVGAAWISLRVRDLGVDDAAGVLHDTADFVDSRSPLSAEIDVGGRRWQIQTQARTAQSGDVASRTSSLVAIVGPLVAVALFAITWVLAGHRARALNLAARMTAELRRSQRAQRAIADTASAGIITADANGKILYANPAVAAIFAYEADDLPGRHLTELVPERHRERHQLGIDRARAGISPNILGRSIESVGRRSDGSEFPIELIASEWSSDGTIYFTGFVLDISGRKQQESMLLQKTRELERSNAELEQFAYVASHDLQEPLRMVASYVQLLARRYRGRLDHDADEFIGFAVDGASRMQSLIQDLLAYARVGRSGQQSIPVHIGHCAASARLALQESIVESGACVDIAADGVARAVPSQLVQLFQNLIGNAIKFRSKDTPIVSIDATREDEFWHVRVRDNGIGIEPRYRERVFAIFQRLHTRNEYPGTGIGLAICRKIVEGFGGRIWIESETGQQGSVFHFTIPASEDSA, via the coding sequence ATGCTGTCGCGGCTGCTGCGAAACCCGCTGCATTTCGGTTGTGCACTCGCCGTTGCGGTCATCGCGTTGGGATTCCTCGGTGCAAGGCCATGGGTCGAGGACGATCTGCTCAGGATCCGTCCGTTGAGCGCGGCGCTGGGTCTACTCGTTGCCCTTGGCCTGTTGCTGCGCGCCCGCGGTGGATCACGTATCCCGAAAGTGCTGGTCGGAGTCGTGGTTGCCGGTCTGTGCGGCCTTCAGCTCAGCTGGTTCCTGGTTGGCGGTTCGGGTACCGGCAGCGATGGCTCGGACATGCAGGCGGTCGGACAGGGCTTTGCCGCCGGATTGTTCTGTGTCGGCATGGCCTTCATTCTCGATGGGGTGCTACCGGCGCACTGGGGGCGCCACTTCGTGTTTGGCCTGATCGGGGCGGTCGTTGCCGGCATCGGTGTGTTCGGCCTGATCGAGATCGTCGGTCTGCGTCAGGGCCTCGGCATCGCCAACGAGGACCTGCCGGTCGGCATGCGCCTGCCGAGTGCCCTGACCTTGCTGTTCAGCGGAGTTGCCTTGCTGGCCGGTGCGCGCTTGCGTGGCGTGGCGATCGAAGGGGCTTCGCTCGCCGATGTGCGTCCAGGAGCGCTGCGCGACCGCACCGGCATCGCTGCCGGGCTTGCCATGTTGTGCATCAGCTTGGGTGCAACCGGCTTGATCTGGCGCGAGACGCAGATCGATGCGCGTGCACAGGAGCGTCAGCGCGCCGATGAAGGACTCGATCGCTTCGCCGACGCCCTCGGTGAGCAGGCGCTGGCGACCTCTGCGCTGCTGGATGGACTGGCGGGGCTATTCGCTGCATCGGATGATGTCACCGAGGAGGAATGGAGCGAGTACCTGCGACACACGCAAGTCGAAAAGCGCTATCCAGCCGTAGTAGCCGTCCTGTTCGTGCGTGGTGTGCGCGGCGCTGCTGAGCCAAAGCGAGAACAACAATTCGATGCCGATCACATGCAGCAGGCGAGCCGTCCATCGCGATGGTCCGAGCGCCAAATGGTCATCACCTATGTGTCACCCAGGGCGGAAGTCCTGCGCGCGCTCATAGGCACCGATATCGAACGCGACCCCAACTATCGCCAGATCCTCGACATTGCCCGCGACGGTCTGGCATTTGCGGTATCCGCTCCGATTGCATTCGCCCGCCATGGAGACCCCAGGCAACGTACCGGCTTCGCGGTCGTCCGCGACGTGCATGGCGCCACGCCGGAGGACAGCGGATTCGTCTACGTGATGATCGACATGGCTGCACTCGTCGCGCGCGTGCGCGATGATGTCGGTGCGGCATGGATCAGCCTGCGCGTACGGGATCTTGGCGTGGACGATGCGGCTGGAGTACTGCATGACACGGCTGACTTCGTTGATTCGCGTTCCCCGCTGTCGGCTGAGATCGATGTCGGTGGACGCCGTTGGCAAATCCAGACGCAGGCGCGGACCGCGCAGTCCGGGGATGTCGCCTCGCGCACGTCGTCGCTCGTGGCCATCGTTGGTCCGCTGGTCGCGGTTGCCCTGTTCGCGATCACCTGGGTACTCGCAGGTCACCGTGCGCGTGCGCTGAACTTGGCAGCGCGCATGACCGCGGAGCTTCGTCGCAGCCAGCGTGCCCAGCGGGCGATTGCCGATACTGCAAGCGCCGGGATCATCACGGCAGACGCAAACGGAAAAATCCTCTACGCCAACCCGGCAGTCGCGGCGATCTTCGCCTACGAAGCCGACGACTTGCCCGGGCGCCATCTGACCGAACTCGTTCCGGAGCGTCATCGCGAACGCCATCAGCTCGGTATTGACCGTGCCCGCGCGGGAATATCACCGAACATTCTGGGTCGATCGATCGAAAGCGTCGGACGGCGCAGCGACGGCAGCGAATTTCCGATAGAACTCATCGCCTCGGAATGGTCGAGTGACGGAACGATCTACTTCACCGGATTCGTCCTTGACATCAGCGGGCGCAAGCAACAGGAGTCGATGCTGCTGCAGAAGACACGCGAACTCGAGCGCTCGAATGCGGAGCTGGAGCAGTTCGCCTACGTGGCGTCACATGACCTGCAGGAGCCGTTGCGCATGGTGGCGAGCTATGTGCAGTTGCTCGCGCGGCGCTACCGAGGCCGCCTCGATCACGACGCGGACGAATTCATCGGCTTCGCCGTCGATGGTGCATCGCGCATGCAATCGCTCATCCAGGACCTGCTGGCCTACGCGCGCGTGGGGCGCTCGGGTCAACAGTCGATCCCGGTGCATATTGGCCACTGTGCGGCATCGGCGCGCTTGGCACTCCAAGAGTCGATCGTCGAGAGCGGTGCGTGCGTCGACATCGCCGCCGACGGCGTTGCCCGAGCGGTCCCGAGTCAACTCGTCCAGCTGTTCCAGAATCTGATCGGCAATGCAATCAAATTTCGCAGCAAGGACACGCCGATCGTTTCGATCGACGCGACGCGGGAGGATGAGTTCTGGCACGTGCGCGTGCGCGACAACGGCATCGGCATCGAGCCTCGATACCGTGAACGCGTGTTCGCGATCTTCCAGCGCCTGCATACACGCAACGAGTATCCAGGCACAGGGATCGGCCTGGCGATCTGTCGCAAGATTGTCGAGGGCTTTGGGGGGCGCATCTGGATCGAGTCAGAAACAGGACAACAAGGCAGCGTTTTCCATTTCACCATTCCCGCCAGCGAGGACAGTGCATGA
- a CDS encoding phospholipase D-like domain-containing protein: MSALPFEPRPVPAWNASTRLVATQALSRAAGAPLIGGNAIELLIDAAANYDAWLASIRAARASILFENYIFRDDETARTFRDALVERAEAGVRVRVVRDWLGCFGQSRARFWSPLVAAGGEVRTYNPPRLASPLGWLSRDHRKLLVTDGHAGFLSGICVSAKWLGNPARKIPPWRDTGVAVHGPAVAELANAFADVWARIGTPLDFDACAAVPGVAGDVDLRVIATVPNAAGLYRLDQLIAAMAEERLWLTDAYFVGVTPYVQALASAARDGVDVRLLVPGSSDIPAVGSMSRAGYRPLLEAGVRVFEWNGSMLHAKSAVADGRWSRVGSSNLNLASWIGNCEIDVAVENRTFAERMEAQYLQDLDNSTEIVLHEGRRLQRRNHRAAACKGGSSGRAAAGALRLANSVGAAITNRRVLGRSESSMLGIGGLLLLAIAVVAFLWPRALAWPAAAILLWSGLALLARWLGIRRRRNGNPPESDA; encoded by the coding sequence ATGTCCGCCCTGCCCTTCGAACCGAGGCCCGTGCCCGCGTGGAATGCGTCGACGCGGCTCGTCGCCACGCAGGCCTTGAGCCGTGCGGCGGGTGCGCCGCTGATCGGCGGAAATGCGATCGAACTGCTGATCGATGCCGCAGCGAACTACGATGCCTGGCTGGCCTCGATCCGTGCGGCGCGCGCATCGATTCTGTTCGAGAACTACATCTTCCGCGACGATGAAACTGCGCGCACCTTCCGGGACGCGCTCGTCGAGCGCGCCGAGGCCGGCGTACGGGTCCGCGTCGTGCGCGACTGGCTCGGCTGCTTCGGTCAGTCACGTGCGCGATTCTGGTCACCGCTGGTCGCCGCAGGCGGAGAAGTGCGCACCTACAACCCGCCACGGCTCGCCAGTCCGCTTGGCTGGCTTTCGCGCGACCATCGCAAGCTGCTCGTGACCGACGGTCATGCGGGCTTCCTTTCCGGCATCTGCGTCAGCGCGAAATGGCTGGGCAATCCGGCCAGGAAGATCCCGCCTTGGCGCGATACCGGCGTCGCCGTGCATGGACCCGCCGTCGCCGAGCTGGCCAACGCCTTTGCCGACGTCTGGGCGCGCATCGGCACTCCCCTCGATTTCGATGCTTGCGCAGCAGTGCCCGGCGTGGCCGGCGACGTCGACCTGCGTGTGATTGCGACCGTGCCGAATGCGGCCGGCCTGTACCGACTCGACCAGTTGATCGCAGCCATGGCCGAAGAGCGGCTATGGCTCACCGACGCCTACTTCGTCGGCGTCACGCCCTACGTGCAGGCATTGGCCTCTGCGGCTCGTGACGGCGTCGACGTTCGCCTGCTCGTGCCAGGATCGAGCGACATTCCCGCGGTCGGCTCGATGTCGCGCGCGGGATATCGGCCGCTCCTGGAAGCCGGCGTGCGTGTGTTCGAGTGGAACGGCTCGATGCTGCACGCGAAGTCCGCCGTAGCCGACGGCCGTTGGTCACGTGTCGGTTCGAGCAACCTCAATCTGGCCAGCTGGATCGGCAACTGCGAGATCGACGTCGCCGTCGAAAACCGCACTTTCGCCGAACGCATGGAAGCGCAGTACCTACAGGATCTCGACAACAGCACCGAGATCGTCCTGCACGAAGGCAGACGTCTGCAGCGTCGGAATCATCGCGCCGCCGCATGCAAGGGTGGCAGTTCAGGGCGCGCGGCAGCCGGTGCGCTGCGCCTGGCCAACTCGGTCGGTGCGGCGATCACCAACCGGCGCGTACTCGGCCGCTCCGAATCGTCGATGCTTGGCATCGGGGGGTTGCTCCTTCTCGCCATCGCCGTGGTGGCCTTCCTGTGGCCGCGTGCGCTGGCCTGGCCGGCCGCCGCGATCCTGCTCTGGTCTGGTCTCGCCCTGCTGGCACGATGGCTCGGCATCCGTCGTCGCCGCAACGGCAACCCGCCTGAAAGTGATGCGTAG
- a CDS encoding multiheme c-type cytochrome, translating to MLRSIAAACIASVALTATPVLADSSKPAKVEREYVTAPAAPAFQTWEQAEAKSAGCVSCHSASDRKTMHANPAVVLGCTDCHGGDASVQAQGSTGSVEYRAALERAHVLPRYPSRFPSAANPERSYAWLMQEAPEFVRFINPGDLRIAREACGACHLPIIQANEKSLMANAAMFWGAAAYNNGILPFKHSILGESYSREGEPAAVENGIPNDAAMDKRGILPKINPMPTWETVPPGDIFRVFERGGRNINNIFAEIGLPNEFGQIQRLEEPGRPDLKQSFRGPGTGLRVSIPVLNIHKTRLNDPFIWMLGTNDNPGDFRSSGCSACHVVYANDRDPRHSAIYAKFGNMGTSQQADPTIPKDVPGHPLKHEFTRQIPTSQCMICHMHQPNMFINTMLGYTMWDYESDAPFMWPEKQQYPDAEKMRKILDRNPEGASPRGKWADVDFLKDVSLLNPQLKDTQFADYHGHGWNFRAIYKRDRKGNLLDAAGTKIADDDPDKWKKGVHLSSIHVDVGMQCVDCHFAQDNHGNGYLKAEVMGAVEIQCQDCHGTVDAPPTLKTSGPAASKFGTNLLLIRNPDGKKRFEWVGDKLIQRSAVTPGLEWTMSLVKDSVDPLSGEYNPKATRAHTMARGTDELRWGKDVPLDERAHGEDKMLCYSCHTSWTTSCGGCHLPIEANWKTERHKYEGGYTRNFATYNPQVARDEMFFLGKHGGIKDGKIAPVRSSSALVLSSTNINREKIYVQQPPIAASGYSSQAFAPHYPHTERKTETKDCEDCHLSKNNDNNAIMAQLLLLGTKFIDFVGFHAWVGGDGEINAVQVTEWDEPQAVIGSYLQKYAYPDWFSEHQQRGQRLPVAHAHSAGTAECLQLRGEYLFVAEGTKGTQIYDVASIGNKGFSQKLITAPFSPLGQNTAIKSRNATCVALATTQPVAPKRNEGELMRGPNAEQVMHPVYRYAFITDAEEGLIATDIDTLVDGEARNNNLERAMTWNGDGVLNGARHLTIAGTTFYVATERGIVVLDLDDPLAPRYVKTIPIAGARASQVQFRYLFVTATDGLHVVDVTRPERAAEVPGAHLSLRDPQKLHIARTWAFIANGADGLAIIDVTNPEQPRLYEMYNAGGKLNDARDVVVGTTNASLFAYVADGRNGLKVIQLTSPESQPKFYGFAPDPKPQLVAWYPTGKPALSLSRGLERDRAVDESGHQVAVFGRIGSRPFTLEEMRRLFLKEDGTPWYVSNAIDDHGTALSPNIPVPVAGPSRHAAPTGTASDTHGPN from the coding sequence ATGCTGCGATCCATTGCCGCCGCTTGCATCGCATCCGTCGCCCTCACCGCGACGCCCGTTCTCGCCGACAGCAGCAAGCCTGCGAAAGTCGAGCGCGAATACGTCACCGCACCTGCCGCGCCGGCCTTCCAGACCTGGGAACAGGCCGAAGCGAAATCGGCTGGCTGCGTCAGTTGCCACAGCGCATCCGATCGCAAGACCATGCACGCCAATCCGGCCGTGGTGCTCGGCTGCACGGACTGCCATGGAGGCGATGCCAGCGTGCAGGCCCAGGGTTCGACCGGCAGCGTCGAGTATCGCGCAGCGCTGGAACGCGCCCATGTGCTGCCACGTTATCCGTCGCGCTTCCCGTCAGCAGCAAATCCCGAGCGCAGCTATGCCTGGCTGATGCAGGAAGCCCCCGAGTTCGTGCGCTTCATCAACCCGGGCGACCTGCGCATCGCGCGCGAGGCCTGCGGTGCCTGCCACCTGCCGATCATCCAGGCCAACGAGAAGAGCCTGATGGCCAATGCGGCGATGTTCTGGGGCGCCGCCGCGTACAACAACGGCATCCTGCCGTTCAAGCACTCGATCCTTGGCGAATCCTATTCGCGTGAGGGCGAGCCAGCCGCCGTCGAAAACGGCATCCCCAACGATGCTGCGATGGACAAGCGCGGAATTCTGCCGAAGATCAACCCGATGCCGACCTGGGAAACCGTGCCGCCGGGCGACATCTTCCGCGTGTTCGAGCGCGGCGGGCGCAACATCAACAACATCTTCGCCGAGATCGGTCTGCCGAACGAGTTCGGCCAGATCCAGCGCCTCGAGGAACCGGGCCGGCCCGACCTCAAGCAGTCGTTCCGCGGGCCCGGCACCGGCCTGCGCGTGTCGATCCCCGTGCTCAACATCCACAAGACACGCCTCAACGATCCATTCATCTGGATGCTCGGCACCAACGACAATCCCGGCGACTTCCGCTCGTCCGGTTGCAGCGCCTGCCACGTCGTCTACGCCAACGACCGCGACCCCCGCCACTCTGCCATCTACGCGAAGTTCGGCAACATGGGCACGAGCCAGCAGGCCGATCCAACCATCCCGAAAGACGTGCCCGGCCATCCGCTCAAGCACGAGTTCACGCGCCAGATCCCGACCAGCCAGTGCATGATCTGCCACATGCACCAGCCGAACATGTTCATCAACACCATGCTCGGCTACACGATGTGGGACTACGAGTCCGACGCGCCGTTCATGTGGCCGGAGAAGCAGCAGTACCCCGACGCGGAGAAGATGCGCAAGATCCTTGACCGCAATCCTGAGGGCGCCTCACCGCGCGGCAAGTGGGCCGATGTCGATTTCCTCAAGGATGTTTCACTGCTCAATCCGCAGCTCAAGGACACCCAGTTCGCCGACTACCACGGCCACGGCTGGAATTTCCGCGCGATCTACAAGCGTGACCGCAAGGGCAATCTGCTCGACGCCGCCGGCACGAAGATCGCCGACGACGATCCGGACAAGTGGAAGAAGGGCGTGCACCTCTCGTCGATCCACGTCGACGTCGGCATGCAGTGCGTCGATTGCCATTTCGCCCAGGACAATCACGGCAACGGCTACCTCAAGGCCGAGGTCATGGGCGCGGTGGAAATCCAGTGCCAGGACTGCCACGGCACGGTCGATGCGCCACCGACGCTGAAGACCTCGGGTCCGGCGGCCTCGAAGTTCGGCACCAACCTGCTGCTGATCCGCAACCCGGACGGCAAGAAGCGTTTCGAATGGGTCGGCGACAAGCTGATCCAGCGCTCGGCCGTGACACCCGGCCTGGAATGGACGATGAGCCTGGTCAAGGACAGCGTCGATCCTCTGTCCGGCGAATACAATCCGAAGGCGACGCGCGCCCATACGATGGCGCGCGGCACCGACGAGCTGCGCTGGGGCAAGGATGTGCCGCTCGACGAACGCGCCCACGGCGAAGACAAGATGCTGTGCTACTCGTGCCACACCTCCTGGACGACGAGCTGCGGCGGCTGCCACCTGCCGATCGAGGCCAACTGGAAAACCGAGCGCCACAAGTACGAAGGCGGCTACACGCGCAACTTCGCCACCTACAACCCGCAGGTCGCGCGCGACGAGATGTTCTTCCTTGGCAAGCATGGCGGGATCAAGGACGGCAAGATTGCGCCGGTGCGCTCCTCGTCGGCGCTGGTGCTGTCCTCGACCAACATCAACCGCGAGAAGATCTACGTCCAGCAGCCGCCGATCGCCGCTTCGGGCTACAGCTCGCAGGCATTTGCGCCGCACTACCCGCACACCGAACGCAAGACCGAGACCAAGGACTGCGAGGATTGCCACCTGTCGAAGAACAACGACAACAATGCCATCATGGCGCAGCTGCTGCTGCTCGGCACGAAGTTCATCGATTTCGTCGGCTTCCACGCCTGGGTCGGTGGCGACGGCGAGATCAACGCCGTACAGGTCACCGAGTGGGACGAGCCGCAGGCGGTGATCGGCAGCTACCTGCAGAAATACGCCTATCCGGACTGGTTCTCCGAGCACCAGCAGCGTGGGCAGCGCCTGCCAGTCGCGCATGCGCATTCGGCCGGCACTGCCGAGTGCCTGCAACTGCGTGGCGAGTACCTGTTCGTCGCCGAAGGCACCAAGGGCACGCAGATCTACGACGTCGCCAGTATCGGCAACAAGGGCTTCTCGCAGAAACTCATCACCGCACCGTTCTCCCCACTCGGGCAGAACACTGCGATCAAGTCGAGGAATGCAACCTGTGTTGCGCTGGCAACGACCCAACCGGTCGCGCCCAAGCGCAACGAAGGCGAGCTGATGCGCGGCCCCAACGCCGAACAGGTGATGCATCCGGTCTACCGATACGCTTTCATCACCGATGCCGAGGAAGGCCTGATCGCCACCGACATCGACACCCTGGTCGATGGCGAGGCGCGCAACAACAACCTCGAGCGCGCCATGACCTGGAACGGCGACGGCGTGCTCAACGGAGCGCGCCACCTGACCATCGCCGGCACGACGTTCTATGTTGCCACCGAGCGCGGCATCGTCGTCCTCGACCTCGATGACCCGCTCGCACCGCGCTACGTCAAGACGATCCCGATCGCCGGGGCGCGCGCCAGCCAGGTGCAATTCCGCTATCTCTTCGTCACCGCCACCGACGGCCTGCACGTCGTCGACGTGACCAGGCCCGAGCGAGCCGCCGAAGTCCCCGGCGCCCATCTGTCTCTGCGTGACCCGCAAAAGCTGCACATCGCCCGCACCTGGGCCTTCATCGCCAACGGCGCTGACGGCCTCGCCATCATCGACGTGACCAATCCCGAGCAACCCAGGCTGTACGAGATGTACAACGCCGGTGGCAAGCTCAACGATGCGCGTGACGTCGTGGTCGGAACGACCAACGCCTCGCTGTTCGCCTATGTCGCAGACGGCCGCAACGGTCTCAAGGTCATCCAGCTCACGTCGCCGGAATCGCAACCGAAGTTCTACGGTTTCGCCCCCGACCCGAAGCCGCAGCTCGTCGCCTGGTATCCGACCGGCAAGCCTGCCCTGTCGCTGTCGCGCGGCCTCGAACGCGACCGCGCGGTCGACGAGAGCGGCCATCAGGTCGCCGTATTCGGCCGCATCGGCTCGCGCCCGTTCACCCTCGAGGAAATGCGCCGCCTGTTCCTCAAGGAGGATGGCACACCTTGGTACGTCAGCAACGCCATCGACGACCACGGCACGGCGCTCTCCCCCAACATCCCCGTACCCGTCGCCGGCCCGTCCAGGCATGCCGCGCCGACCGGTACGGCATCGGACACCCACGGGCCGAACTGA
- a CDS encoding nuclear transport factor 2 family protein has translation MPAPIDMRALIEGYFAAFARHDGAAMAACYHTHASFRDPVFELYGAEVGAMWRMLCSRAADLRVQASGIVAEGDEGRADWQAWYTFSSTGRPVHNIVRSHFRFADGLIVEQVDDFAFWRWSRQALGPLGLLLGWTPPLRAKVTVNARKALERFIATERETK, from the coding sequence GTGCCGGCACCCATCGACATGCGTGCGTTGATCGAAGGCTATTTCGCCGCCTTCGCCCGCCACGACGGCGCGGCGATGGCGGCCTGCTACCACACCCATGCGAGTTTCCGCGATCCGGTATTCGAACTGTATGGCGCTGAAGTCGGCGCGATGTGGCGGATGCTGTGCTCGCGTGCCGCGGATCTGCGCGTGCAGGCGTCCGGCATCGTTGCCGAAGGCGACGAGGGGCGCGCAGATTGGCAGGCCTGGTACACGTTCTCGAGTACCGGGCGCCCCGTGCACAACATCGTGCGCTCTCATTTCCGCTTCGCCGACGGTCTCATCGTCGAACAGGTCGACGATTTCGCCTTCTGGCGCTGGTCGCGCCAGGCGCTCGGGCCGCTCGGTCTCCTGCTGGGCTGGACACCGCCGCTGCGTGCCAAGGTCACCGTCAACGCGCGCAAAGCCCTCGAACGCTTCATCGCCACCGAGCGCGAAACGAAATAG